The Brassica oleracea var. oleracea cultivar TO1000 chromosome C7, BOL, whole genome shotgun sequence sequence GATGGGTCCTTCTTAATTTCTTAATGAAATTTGAACTTTTTTTTTTAGTTTCTTTTATTTTGAATGTCGATGATATTTGACCTTTTCTCAGTATTAAAATTTTTTGACAATTATCCCAAAAACAAATTTGTGGACAAGAGATGTTAAGATAAGATTATTAAAAACTGTCATTTTTTTCCATTTATAATTTTTTGACATTTTAAAAATCTTTTTCTTTTTTTTTTGACATCAATTGGATTGACAAGGTGTTATTTATAACCAGTCCTACAATTTAAAATCTTATTGAGAGCATGTAGATGGGTTTCTATATTTAAAACAAAAAAAGGTCTCAATCACTTCCTTTCCTTTTATGTAGAGCCTATTATATATGTATATATATATATATATTTTAATTTATCTTTTAAGCCATCTTAAAAGTAAACTGATTGGGTTTCAGACTAGTATTGCGTGTAGAGTTTTGTTTAGAAGAATATTTAGACAACCAATCATAAACTTAGAAGAATAAATCCAAAAACACATAACAACTTGGGAATCTAAACTCTCTTTTGGACCCCATTCACTATCTTCTCTCTTAGATTCAGAGAGGAAAGAGATAGATATCGAATATGGTTCACACAATCCTCGCTGATCCTCTTCTAGGAATCAACCAAGAAACGGTCGCAGAGACTAAGAAACACAGAAACAATCTGAGGCTTGCTCTTCCTCTGCTTCTTCTGACTCTAGTCTCGATCTCAGGTCTGTTTCCTTTCCTTTAATAATACAGGAACCATTACATGACCTGATACAACAATAGTGATTATACCAACGCCATTCACTTTTGCAAGAACGTTAAGTCTTTTGTTCTCTGTCTGTAGGTTATTGCTTTAGTAACAACATAACAGTTTGGTTGTCGAGAGAAGCGACCAACCGTCACAGCCATGCAACCAGAAGTGACGCGGTTGAGTCAGAGAACGGTGTTGTCGCTGCTGACGACGGCAGGTGCTCGGATATTGGTGTCTCTGTTCTCAGAAGAGGTGGGCATGCGGTTGACGCCGCCGTGGCTACTTCCTTATGCGTCGGTGTTGTTAATCCCATGTCTAGCGGAATTGGCGGTGGAGCCTTCTTGATAGTTAGCTCCATGGAAGATTCTAAAGCTGAGGCCTTTGACATGAGAGAAACCGCTCCATTAGCTGCTTCTAAGGTATAAAGTCTCTACTTGATCTATTTTTCAATTTAGTACAATAGGGCCGGCCCTGAGATTCAAGAAGATTGAAACACATATATATATATATATATATTTTTAATCATCTGAGGCCAAATGATATAATACATATTAATCATTAATATTTTGATGGCCATAGGCGAATGTTTCATTTCGCTATGCTCAGAACCGGCTTTGAGTACATTGTGTTTAGCTTTTGAACTGACGGTGCAGGACATGTATAAGAGCGATGAGGACGCGAAGTCCATAGGCGCGTTGTCTATGGGAGTCCCAGGAGAGATAGCTGGACTCTACGAGGCCTGGAAACGGTACGGCCGTCTTCCATGGAAGCCGCTTTTCGAGCCAGCTATTGAGCTGGCCCGAGGCGGCTTCGTGGTGGCTCCGTATCTCGGACGAGCCATATCGAAACACTCTTCGATGATACTTAAAGACCCGGGTTTGCGTAATGTCTTCTCAAGAAACGGACAGGTTTTGAATCCCGGTGAGACTTGCTATAACCCGGAACTAGCTCGGAGTCTGGAGATGATCTCCAGGCTAGGTCCGGCTGCGTTGTACAACGGGACAGTAGGCCAAAAGCTCGTCAACGATGTGAAAAAGGCGGGAGGGATCATAACTATGGATGACTTAAGAAGTTACAAAGTCAGAGTAACCAATGCAATGGCTTCGGATGTTATGGGTTACAAGATCTACGGAATGCCACCTCCGTCGAGCGGAACGGTTGGTTTCTCGATGGTTATGAACATCTTGGACAGCTACTCGGAGCTATACACTGGTTCAGGTAATGATCTTGGCCTCCACCGTTTGATAGAAGCAATAAAACATATGTTCGCAGCTCGGATGGATCTTGGAGACCCTGAGTTTGTCAACATAACAAACGCTATGAACCACATGCTATCAAAGCCTCGTGCGGAAAGTATACGAGAGAGGATCTTGGACAACACGACGTTCCCTCCTGAGTACTATTTGAACCGTTGGAGCCAGCTTAGAGACCAAGGGACGAGTCATTTCTCCATTGTGGATTCGGAGAGAAACACTGTGTCTATGACGACAACTGTGAACTATGTTTTTGGTGCTGGAGTCTTGTCTCCTTCCACGGGGATCGTGCTTAACAACGAGATGGATGATTTCTCTGTACCGACGGAGAACACTCCTGACAATCTCCCTCCTGCTCCTACAAACTTCATTGAACCAAACAAGAGACCATTGTCTTCCATGACACCTCTTGTTATCACCAAGGCAAACTGTTTCACTCTTATTATCAAACTCACAAACTCACACTCCATGAAAACTCACGGTTGTGTTCTGTTTTGCAGGACGGTGAATTGGTGGCAACGCTTGGAGGAAGCGGAGGAATGAAGATAATCCCGGCGGTGATTCAAGTCTTCCTTAACTTCTTTGTGTTGAAGATGAAACCGTTAGAAGCTGTAGAGAGTGCAAGAGTTTACCATAAGGTGACAAAAACTACATATCATATTTTACTAACATTCAGATGAAATTAATAATCATTGTTTCTTATGTTGGTTATTGACTTATTGTTGCAGTTAATACCGAACGTTGTTCAATATGAGAACTTCACGGCGATTAACGGTGATCACATAGGAGTTACTAAAAATAGCGAGATGTTTTTAGCAGAGAGGGGACATGAGCTTGAGGAGATATCAGGTGGAGCTATTGTTCAACTTATTGTTCAGAGTTACAAGGAAGAAGAAGATGAGATGATTATTGAACTTGGAAGGAAGCTTGGTAAAGACTCTAGCAAGAGACTGAAACCTTTCAAGGGATTGCTCACTGCAGTTAGTGACCCTCGTAAAGATGGTAAGCCAGCTGCAGTTTGATTTTTACTAATAGTTTCCTCATATTCAAGTATCATTTTCTATCATTTAAAGTTTAATAAACGATGTATATAAAACTTTATTATTATTAAATTGTAAATTACAGTTTGGTAAAAGGAAAATCAAACCTAAAGTTATTACATTATTCTCACATTGTGTTTTCAGACAAATTTTCTGAGCGTTGAGCCTCTTCTACAGCTGTGTCAAACCCAAACGATCTATCTATAATCTGTACATGAGAAAGATACAAACGTTTGTCTGAAAACACACATAAGAAGCTTATTAACTGGATAACGATCACACATTTCTAAACAAGATAAGCTATTGATTCAGTTACGTAGGGGAAAAGTAACGAACTTGGAAAGAAAGTTAACGGTCACTTACTTAACAACAGAGTAAGCAGCGTTGTCTTGTAATGGATTTGGATATGTCTGAAAACATAAATAAAAACAGTAACTTAAAACCAAACATCTCATAAAGTTTCAGACTTTTTTTTCCCGCTCGCACACATTTGCAGAATTCTTCACATTATCGTACAAGAGGATTTGGGATGTAATGAGAGAAATGAGGAACGTCTTCAAGAACATAACCGTCCGGACCGGTAACGATCTTCCGGTCAGAGTTCAGGGAAGAAGTTGCCATCACCAACCTTGTCGGAGACCCAAATGTCTGACTACCGGAGAGAGAAGCAATCAAGCGGAGACCCGTGTCGAAGCTCAACGATCGATATTTTTTATTGAGTCTAGGGATTAAAGACCCAAATTGATGATGATCGGTTTCAGAGGCCGTACTCCGGTTTGAGGATGACCGGAACCTATGCGAATCCATACAATGAAAATATCAGAGGAGGAGAATATTCTCAAACTATTAACAACTGATCCTGTTTAGTATTATTATGTGTGGACTATTTATTTGTGGTCGAATCATATGTGTTTAACCAGTGTTTTTAAAACCGGACTGGAAGCTGAACCGAAATTTTTTGGATCACGGTTCAATATGGTTTGACCGGATCAAATCTAATTCACTAATCTGGTTTAATATACTTTTAGTATATAAATTTTAAAATAATATTAGTAAATATGATACATAATTAAAATATAAATAACTTTTAAACATAAAACATTATAAATATAAAACTAGTTTTATGTTCATATGGATGATTTATAGATTTTTGATAGTTTTTAGTAGTTTAATAACTTTAAGATCCAATCCGGCTACGTGATCGGTTCATGGTTGAACCAATTATTAGATTCAATCTGGTTATATACTCGGTTCATAGTTGAACCCGGTCCAACCATCGGATCGGTCCGGTTTTAAAAACACTGTGTTTAATTGACAATCTAAACAATACTGACAGACAGCTTTTGAATTATAAAATGCAATAAACAAGACCTCGAAGACACTGATTCAGTGAGACTACTTTATAATATTGAGCATTTTAAAGCAAAAGGAAGTTTTTGGGCCTTCTTAGTGCAATTGTTCGGCCCACAGCCCACAGAACCTCGCATATGTTCTAAATTGCCCATAGACGACTAAGTTCTTAAACCCATCCATTTTCTTAACTAACCTAACCAGAATTTGCCTCTCCCGATATATGTTTAACTTATGTAAATTTCATAGGTTATCCTTTTTACTACTGCGTTTTAGTGACAATTGTTTAATGAGTTTACGTCTGATTTAGTTTTCAATAGTGTACTTTCACATGAAATATTTATGGTAGATTATACTAGAAAACGATAAACTATATTTTAAGCTTTTTCGCTCAAGTCTTACTCCATAATCTTTTTGTTGTTGTTATCCAATTCAACCTGAAAAAGTACAACTAATTGAGCCGGAACCCTTCTCAAAGAACGTACGAATCCAGAAGATCGAGCAAAACTTCTCATTTTTAAGGTGTAGTATTCCTCTAAATTTAAACTTCAGCTAAATAATACTAGGGCTGCGACTTCGGATATTCGGGTCGGGTTCGAGTAAGATCCATATATCTTCCGGATATTTGGTCCTGTGGACACTAATATTTGTATGTATAAGCCAAGAACCAATCTTCATCCAATGCCATACCATATATCTTTTTTCTTTTTTTTCATACCATATATCTTCTGTAAGTTATCCTCTCTCATGCGTGTTATACCTCTAATCATACTCATTTTAAAACAAAAGAAACTTGAAATAAATAAAAGATTACGTCGAGAAATATTGTCTCTTGTTTTTCATTTTTATTTTCTAGTTTTTTGACTCATTTATTTGGTTGCATTTTCTATTTTTATTAATGCTGATAATTTTTTTAAAAATAATACATCACATCAGTGTTCTACGATTTTCGATGTGTTTGCAAAAAAAAATCATAACCTAAATTGTTTTTATGTTTAAATCTTCATTTAGCATCCAAAAAGTTAGAACTGATGATTTATAACTTCATGATCCGAAATGGGATAAAAACGAAGGTAAAACTTCTGTAAGTTTTAAATTTAGTCTAAAAAGTTATAGACAATTACATAAAATACAAATTATGACAAAATATATGATAATCCAGACAAAAAGGCAATCATTTGCATCTATATGTTTTATTCAGGACACATCTTTGGCCCCTCCATGATTTCATTCTTTGACTCCCAACATTTTCTAAAAAAATCTTTAGTTAACAATATATATAACATAACTATATGTGTATTCTGTATACACATATAGGATTTTTTCCTCTTTTTCCTTTGGTGGTGTTTTGCCGTTGGGATTGAGATGACCTTTTGTGTATTCTTAACTCAAATCTCTTAACGATAAAGTTACAATCCTTGAGAAATCGAAATGCTTTTAGCTTAATCTATACTAGATTTAGTTTTATTATAAATAAGCTAGATTTTGCTGTCCTGCTTATATATTCGAATTAATATATAACCATTATATGTTTATTTCAACCCTTCATTTTGATCCCGCTAATTAAAAAAGAAAAATAGATGGGAATATTTCTGTCACATTAAAATTACTAACCTAAATTTCTTACACATTATATTGGATCAACCAACAAAATATAATATACATTGATAATAATATCGTCTCACCAGTCACCAGGTTGGGTATATCAAAATTTACGTTTGGATAGTAACGTCCAACGGCTCTAGAATGTTTCGCAATTTAAATTTTTAGAAACATAGTTGTAAAAGACAAAATGTCGACGAGTTTGAAGATCTAAAACTACAATCCAATTCAGATATATCGTTTGTGGAGCCTACATTAATCTTAATTCATACATCATAAAGAGCCGTCTCAGGTTATTGACATGACACTTTCTAGACCAACAGTCGGCCGGTTGTAAAATACAGCGTCACAGGAACTCAAGAACGGTAATAACTTTTCTGCGACGAATGATTTTCGTTTATTCATAAAATTCCGTTGTTCGTTTATATAATTATATTTTCGTTACGGACAGAAACTTTTTTTTGTATTCTATCTTACGTTTATGATCTCAGCATGAAGCTTCTTCGCAAAGTTTCAGGGTACGGTACACGTTTCTTTTACCCTTGTATTGTATCCTATTTATTCGCTTGGTTTCTTCGTTAGCTTTGACCGTATATATATATATTAAAAATTGATGAAAAACCATAGAAGATTGATTATGCGAAGAACTTTATAATCATTACAGTCAAGGTACTTGAGATCAATGAAGAAAAAAATAACATATATTCATAATTCATCTAGAGTATTATGAAATGGTATGTTAGAGAACGCGTACAATAAATATGTTTCAAGAACAAATACTTCTTTCATCAAGAAAACTAGAAAAGGAACAGGCACTGCTTTAAAGTTTAAACTAATAAGCGTAATATTTTCAGGGTTATACTTCATTAAAGATTTTTTAGGAAAAGGAAATTATTGTCTGATTTGAAACATATGTAAGAAGAATAATTGCCATGATTTCGTAATTCATGCTAACGTAAACGGAACTACAAGGACACCATATAATAATATAAAACAAATCAAATTAAACTACAACGCGAATATAATAAGAAAATTAAGGGATGTTGTGGTCCATATGATGGGTACACTGCTCAAATTGCCTTACTTATCAAGCAATCTATTAATTCCTTTATCTCTGCAGAAATTGAAATAAAATAAAATAAAACCAAATTTGAATAACAAAAAAATAATGATCACTTCCTCCAGCTCGATGCCCATGTGACCTATCTTCCTCTTCTCGTCTTTTTTTTCGTCGTCCTTCTTTTCTTTTTATTTGATAAACATCTCTTCTTCTTCTTCTTCTTCTTCTTCTTCTTCTTCTTCTTCTTCTTCTTCTTCTTCTTCTTCTTCTTCTTCTTCTTCTTCTTCTTCTTCTTCTTCTTCTTCTTCTTCTTCTTCTTCTTCTTCTTCTTCTTCTTCTTCTTCTTCTTCTTCTTCTTCTTCTTCTTCTTCTTCTTCTTCTTCTTCTTCTTCTTCTTCTTCTTCTTCTTCTTCTTCTTCTTCTTCTTCTTCTTCTTCTTCTTCTTCTTCTTCTTCTTCTTCTTCTTCTTCTTCTTCTTCTTCTTCTTCTTCTTCTTCTTCTTCTTCTTCTTCTTCTTCTTCTTCTTCTTCTTCTTCTTCTTCTTCTTCTTCTTCTTCTTCTTCTTCTTCTTCTTCTTCTTCTTCTTCTTCTTCTTCTTCTTCTTCTTCTTCTTCTTCTTCTTCTTCTTCTTCTTCTTCTTCTTCTTCTTCTTCTTCTTCTTCTTCTTCTTCTTCTTCTTCTTCTTCTTCTTTGTTTATTAATTCTCTTTTGTTCTTAACCTTCCGCAAATTCAAAACTACAACATTATTTCGTTAACTAGAAGTTAATATAGATTTAGAAGGTGGATATTGGGACGGAACGTAGGGTGCAGTAATGCTAAAAAACGTAGAGTGAAGTGATTATAGTTGCCAACAAATGGTATTTTATATGTATAAACCATATAAAATTAATATAAGATTTTCTAGTACATAATCCATGTACTTAATTTACTTAACTTATTTATTAACATATAGAGTATACACACACATACACAACATAGACACTGCCACACACACACAGACAATATAAGGGTTAAGTTAACAGTGGTGAATCTCACATTTCTTTCCGAACATAAAACTCACAATTAATCATAAAGATGACATAATAATTTTGATAACTTTTATAAT is a genomic window containing:
- the LOC106306744 gene encoding gamma-glutamyltranspeptidase 3-like is translated as MVHTILADPLLGINQETVAETKKHRNNLRLALPLLLLTLVSISGYCFSNNITVWLSREATNRHSHATRSDAVESENGVVAADDGRCSDIGVSVLRRGGHAVDAAVATSLCVGVVNPMSSGIGGGAFLIVSSMEDSKAEAFDMRETAPLAASKDMYKSDEDAKSIGALSMGVPGEIAGLYEAWKRYGRLPWKPLFEPAIELARGGFVVAPYLGRAISKHSSMILKDPGLRNVFSRNGQVLNPGETCYNPELARSLEMISRLGPAALYNGTVGQKLVNDVKKAGGIITMDDLRSYKVRVTNAMASDVMGYKIYGMPPPSSGTVGFSMVMNILDSYSELYTGSGNDLGLHRLIEAIKHMFAARMDLGDPEFVNITNAMNHMLSKPRAESIRERILDNTTFPPEYYLNRWSQLRDQGTSHFSIVDSERNTVSMTTTVNYVFGAGVLSPSTGIVLNNEMDDFSVPTENTPDNLPPAPTNFIEPNKRPLSSMTPLVITKDGELVATLGGSGGMKIIPAVIQVFLNFFVLKMKPLEAVESARVYHKLIPNVVQYENFTAINGDHIGVTKNSEMFLAERGHELEEISGGAIVQLIVQSYKEEEDEMIIELGRKLGKDSSKRLKPFKGLLTAVSDPRKDGKPAAV